One Carcharodon carcharias isolate sCarCar2 chromosome 1, sCarCar2.pri, whole genome shotgun sequence DNA window includes the following coding sequences:
- the LOC121283995 gene encoding cytochrome c oxidase subunit 7B, mitochondrial-like, whose translation MVPLTKSLFSLSGRSICQIVTRQAHRKTGPDFHDKYGNAIFVGGLAFCVAVWSYVATQTGLTWNVSPICKITPQNWREDWKNGPSVCKKLNLLSPGNRKSLVETCMST comes from the coding sequence ATGGTGCCTTTGACCAAGAGTCTGTTTTCCCTGTCTGGTCGGAGCATTTGTCAAATTGTAACGAGACAAGCTCACCGCAAAACTGGTCCTGACTTTCATGACAAGTATGGAAATGCTATCTTTGTGGGTGGATTAGCATTCTGTGTTGCAGTCTGGAGTTATGTTGCGACACAGACTGGACTCACATGGAATGTGTCTCCTATTTGCAAGATCACCCCTCAAAATTGGAGGGAAGACTGGAAGAATGGACCAAGTGTTTGCAAGAAATTGAATCTTCTGTCACCAGGGAATAGAAAGAGCTTGGTTGAAACCTGCATGAGTACATGA